Within Nitrososphaera sp., the genomic segment GAGTCGGGCAGACACCTACACAGGCGCCGTCTGAGATGCATCTTTCTGGATAGAACACAAAGGCTTTACCCCTCTTCCATCCTTCGACTGGTTTTACTCTCAGTACGTCCGGACCAAGGGCGGTGCAAATCTCTACGCAGAGCGCACAGCCTAT encodes:
- a CDS encoding 4Fe-4S dicluster domain-containing protein, yielding IGCALCVEICTALGPDVLRVKPVEGWKRGKAFVFYPERCISDGACVGVCPTHAIFWMRPMEYTAGQPVALHKNGVFNKGWEEG